The following nucleotide sequence is from uncultured Methanobrevibacter sp..
GGACTTTCTATAATTTCGGCTTTTACCATTTTATATCACCTTTTTATATTGCTGCGGTTGTTGTTGCAATCCCAATCCATCCGATAGCTATAGCAAACACTATACTTCCCATCCAGATTAATTTTGGATTCGGATTTATAGGTTCTTCTTTAGGATATAATCTTGCTGGCTTAGACATTCTTTCCAGCTCCTTTGTTTTTCCTAAATCCTACAATGAAAGCTTCACCTCTTCTGAATTTCACAAATCCAATATCACCTTTACATGCATAGTGCATTAGTGACAATAGTTTTGCATGAATTTGGGTTACGTATGCCTTTTCTCTTCCCATCACCAGTACGGTTCCGTTATCGTCAATGTGAAGGATAACTTGCTCCACATCAGCTTTAGCAACTTTGATCTCACCTTTGTGGGTTAATATTCCATGATAGTTGTCCTCGAACTGGTTGACGGTAGGTTCGGGGTTAATTTTCGGATATGGTGAATAGCTATTCATTTCTATTCTCCACTATTTTGGATTTCTCCAAATACGTTCATTATGTCATCCCACACGTCTTTCGGTACTAGGACGTGGGTTACTCCATTTACTTCTTGTTCTAACATAGTTTGCAGACTCCTTTAATGTTTTTAAATTTAGTTCAACGGTTTAAGCTATCAGTCCAGTTTCATTATCTTGATTGCGTATGAATCAAAGAATTCCTTTTCATTTCTGAAGTTTTCACTTTCCTGAATCTCATCGATAGCTTCTTCAAGTGCCCTGAAATTATTTGAAATTATTATTTCATTTGGCCGGGGTTTTATTATTTCACACATTGTTTTTGATTCTCCATTAGTGCCCTTAAGGGCTTAGTCATGTTCAACAATCTAAAAACACTGTGGCCAGGAATCTTTTGAAAATAAAAATAGTTTTGGTAAAATTAATTTTTCACTCTTTACCGAAATATTAGTGTATAATAAGTTTCTTGGTATATAATGTGACAAGTTTTATATATTCTTTAAAATAAACTAGATATTGGGTTAAGTTTTGAAAAGTATTAATTTTTAACATAGTTTGCAGACTCTGTCGATTATTTTTATTTTTCTTACTGGCCCATTAGGATTATGTTAAAAAATATTAAAAGCTCGTTATTCATTCAATATTTTTTTTATAATCCTATTTTTATGATCTGTTTTTTTTGAATTGCTTTTTTTGATATTTTACCTCCATATTTTGAGTTTCAGCCTTTTCTAAAAAAAAGTTGTACGAGTGTGGAAAATTGTTCTCACTTCGTAAAATTGCTTTCAGTTAGTAATGGCTAATCATAGTTTATTAGTTTTTGTATATAAACATTGTCATTTGTTTTTTTATTGTTAAATCGTTCAGTTTTTTTGAAAAAAATTGTGTTCATAAGGCATGTATTTTTGCGATTTTCTGTAAACAGTGAAACACAAAATTGTAAGAAAAAGTATCCATTGTATAAAATTAAAATTAGAATATTTCAATAATTACTGAAAATGTGGTGTTGAAAAAAATAAGAAAAAAATAGTGAAATGTAAAAATTTCACTTTTAAGTTAAACCTGATTATTTAGCTTCCTCGTCTAAACGGCTCATGATACTTGCAATATCATTTGTAAGTTTATCAATTGTTTGTTTATACTTTTCATTCTCCCGTTCCATAGATATAAACTCCGGAGATTTAACTGATAACTTTTCAACCTCTTTGTTTATTGTAACGGCCGGAAGATGTTTGATATATTCATATTTCAAATCTTCAGGGTTTGTCATAAAGTATGCATCATCAGTTTTGTTTTTAGCTTTTCCCTGTAAATCATTTACATTGTCTCTGGTCATGCCGTCATTGTACAATGCACTTGCATGGAACTTACGGAGCATGTGACTTCTGAAACGACGGAAATTACCTTTCCATCCTAAATTCAAATCATCATTTATTCTCTCAAAAGATCTTGTTAAATAATTTTCATGAATTTTAAATAATGGGCTGGTAGGTTTTAGTTCATCTTCTCTGCTTAACAAATAACTGTTTATTGCAATGACAGCTTCGGGACTGCAATAGGTAACATAATACTTGTCAGTCTTTTGCCTGCGAACATTGAATGTAGGAACGATGTCTTCATTATCTTCCAAATCATCCAATATGCTATAAATATCTTTTTTGTTTGTATACTCCCTTAAAGCATCCATATAGTCTTGGATTGTCAAATTCAATGTTTCTCTTCTTGCACATCCGCTAGACGCCATGAACAAAATGATTGCTTTCATTTTTGGATCAGATATGTTTATTGCTTCACGGATTATTTCTTTGTCAGGTAAATCTTTAAAACGGATTGGTTCTGGTTTAATTGCTTGTTTTCTGTTTAATTTTGGTAATTCATGTATTTCAATTTCGAAATATTTATAAACTACCATAATAGGCCTCATTAAAGTATATACAGTATTTATGCAATGGTTTTCAACAAGATATTGTCTGTAATTGATTAACCTTCTTTTTAGTGTTCTTCTTTTCCACCTGACGCCATCATCTTCTTCTGTTTCTGCTTCTTCAATCAATTCCTCCAAAGACATACCATGGAAATTACAATACTTCTTTATAGCCTGTTTATAAAGAACCCTTGTTGCCTTGGCATGATTGAAGGTACTATGTACTTCCTTTAAAATTTGCTCGTTATTCATAATATCACATTATGTTTTCAATAATATTATAAAATACAGTGAGAGCAAATGATAAGTATTCCAAACTAAATTGTAATATATTCTTTACAATTTATGGAATAAGTATAACATAATTCTTTCATTATTAGTCAATAATAATACAATCTCCAAAATATAAGTATTTAAATCAAATCAGTTTTCCACAATTTTCTGATTTGGTTAATGGAAAATTAATCTGCCAAATTTTCCAAAAAACGAATTGGTGTTTACTCTCCTCAAATTCAAACACCAATCCTTATTTCTTTTTAATTTTTTTCTACAAAACATGTAATTTAGGTTTACCTAAAAATTTCGTAACATTTATATAGTATACTTTACATAATCATATTTGGTGATAAAAAATTAGGTTAACCTAAAAATCTAATTTAAATTACTGACTCAAATGTTATTAAATTAGTTGGTTCTCATTTTCTAGTTTAATAACCGCATATGACTACTCTCTAGAAATTAAATATGTTTTATCATATTTAATTTCACCTATTCTACTATTTTTAAACTTAAAACTAAATTTTAGGCTCTAATTTTTTGATAAACAATCCCATAACTATCACAACCAAAGGGAAGAATATTACATAAATCAGATACAGCAGCTGTGAAGATATTATGTCTCCCATAACAGTTGATCCTGCCATCAGCATAATCAGGCTTATCACAGGAGCCAGGATTGCAATGAAAGTATAAATCAGGATAAATGAATTAAGTTTCTGGGAAAATTCCTTTAGCTTTATCTGCATGTCAAATGAAATGTCCTGCGCAATGATTTCAAGGCTTCCAGCAAGGTTTCCTCCAACCCTGAGGGTACCAACAATCTGATGGATTGACCTTGAAAGGCCATCTGATTTTACGCGATTTGCCATTTCAAGAAGGGCATCTTCGGTTGGCTTTCCGAACTTCACCTCCTCCAAAATCCGATTGAACTCCCGTGACAGGGAACCGTAGTTTGCGTTTCTGATTGTTATCATTGCGTCATGCAGACCCCTTCCTGCCTTAAGTTCAATGCTCATGTGCCTCAATGCATATGGAAGTTCCTGATTCAAATCCGAATATCCTTTCTGCTCTTTGATTTGAGGATAATAGATTAAAAAGATATAAATCATCAAAACAACCACAAGATAAATTGCGCTAATCTCAAGACTTGTGAAAATGGCGGTGATGACCAGCAATGCAAACAAAATTCCAATCACAGGTTTTTTTAAAAGATAATATAACAGACTGTCCCTGATTTCATCAAATCTTGTCTCGTGCTTTATTGGTTGGGTTTCAACATCAAGATTGAGTTTGGAAAATATTGTGGAGTCGATGCTTTTGCCTTCATCTTTTTTTCTTGAAAACGATAATGTCTGCAGGAATTTGACAACGGATAGCAGTATTCCTCCAATGAGGATAAAAAAATCATTAAACATCCGATCACCTGTTCATGATGATTCTGTTCAGGACCTTCTGGGGCTCCTTATGGTAAAGCTCTATGACGCTGTTTACCTCTTCGACAGAACGGATATCATGGTTTATCATATGCTTCAGGACAATTTTCCGGTTTTCGATTTCACTTAAAAGGTCAGGTATGGTCTTCCCGCTTAGTGATGCAATCTGCTGAAGGGTATGGCTTGTCACGCCCACATTGTCTATTGTGTCCCTTTCGGGATTCCATTGGAAGAGCTTGTTCAGCTGCACCGTGCCCTCTTCCATTCCCACAACCTCGACCACTTCGCTGATTCTTCGAAATGACATCCCTGATGGAGTGTAGATTCTATTCTGCATTATGATAAAATCAATTGCCTGAATCATTATTTCAGGAACGGACATCGGTTCATTGGTCAGTCTTGTTATTGTCTCTCTTGCATCATTTGAGTGGAGGGTTCCGAAACCTGAATGTCCCGTGTTCAGTGCGGTAAAAAGGGTGATGGCCTCACCGGCTCTCACTTCGCCAACTATTATCCTGTCCGGGCGCTGTCTCAGGGAATTTTTGACAAGGTCGTTCATTGTAAGCTCGCCCTTTCCCTCAACATTGGCGGGACGGGTTTCCATGCGGATGACATGCTCGTGTGGAATCTGCAGTTCCAGTGTGTCTTCTATGGTTATTATCCTCTCGTTTGGATTGATGAATGCGGAAAGTGCATTGAGTGTGGTGGTCTTTCCTGAACTTGTTCCTCCTGAGATGATGGCATTTGCCGATTTGACTCCAAGCCCGTCAATGCAAAGCCACAGAAACCCCGCCAGATCAAGTGATATTGTCCTTGAATTTATCAAGTCGATGATGGTTAGGGGGTCCCGCTTGAACTTGCGTATTGTCAGTGATGGTCCGTCAGCAGAAACTGGAGGTATTGTGGCGTTTATCCTTGATCCGTCAACCAGCCTTCCGTCCAAAATCGGAGACTCCTGGTCGATTCTTCTGTTGATTTGTCTGGCAATGGAGTCAATCAGGTCTCTTAGCTCCGTATCATTTTCAAATTGGAGATTGGTTTTCATCATTCCGTATTGCCTGTGATAGACGAATATCGGCTTTGAGGTTCCGATTATCATGATTTCTTCAAGTTCATCATCCTGGATGAGGGGGTCGATTTTACCGTATCCGATAATGTCCCTCAGGAACCTTCGAGACAAGTGGTCCAAATATTCATTTGAGATGTCATTATTTTGATTTTCTCCTGAAAGTCTTAAGAATAATAGGTTCTTTATGTCAGATAATAGTCTCTCTTCTGAAACCTGAAAGTTTTCGCCGGTTGATATAGCTATGTCAACAAGGTTTTCACGCATTTCTCCAAGAAGCATTTTCTCCTGGTGAGTATATTCACTTTTTCTTACATCATATTGTGGTATAATTTCATTTTTCATAATTTCACCAATGGCGATTTTAGTCATGATTACTAATTAGTAATACTAATTTATAAAGTTTTTATTACTTTTGAAAGCATTATTAGAAATAGAAAACAATATTGTATTGAATGAGTAATTTTGAGGTGATTTACTGTGGAAATTGAAGAAAAAATCAAATCACTTAATGAATGCGAAAAGTGCCAGGACGTACAGATAAAAAAATTTTCCCCTCTAAAAGACCTTATTGACTTTGAGGTTCTTGATGGGGATTACATGAAATGCGAATGTGGAAAAAGGCCGTTGGATATAGTGATGAGCCATATCCTGAAAATCATGATCGAATCCGAAATCGTAAAACCCGAAGCCACACTCAGGCGCAACTCTCCCGTGCCACTTTCAAACTTCTATTACAGTAATCTGAATCCGCAGTTCATCTCAGAAAAGACACTAATACTGCTTCACCCCGATTTCAATTCGGATGTTGCATCCAGGTTGATGGATGAGGTTCCCGAAGTTGCATGTGTATTGAAGGGGAGTCCTCAAAGTCTGGTCGGCCAGGCAGATAAGGATTC
It contains:
- a CDS encoding site-specific integrase, with the protein product MNNEQILKEVHSTFNHAKATRVLYKQAIKKYCNFHGMSLEELIEEAETEEDDGVRWKRRTLKRRLINYRQYLVENHCINTVYTLMRPIMVVYKYFEIEIHELPKLNRKQAIKPEPIRFKDLPDKEIIREAINISDPKMKAIILFMASSGCARRETLNLTIQDYMDALREYTNKKDIYSILDDLEDNEDIVPTFNVRRQKTDKYYVTYCSPEAVIAINSYLLSREDELKPTSPLFKIHENYLTRSFERINDDLNLGWKGNFRRFRSHMLRKFHASALYNDGMTRDNVNDLQGKAKNKTDDAYFMTNPEDLKYEYIKHLPAVTINKEVEKLSVKSPEFISMERENEKYKQTIDKLTNDIASIMSRLDEEAK
- a CDS encoding type II secretion system F family protein gives rise to the protein MFNDFFILIGGILLSVVKFLQTLSFSRKKDEGKSIDSTIFSKLNLDVETQPIKHETRFDEIRDSLLYYLLKKPVIGILFALLVITAIFTSLEISAIYLVVVLMIYIFLIYYPQIKEQKGYSDLNQELPYALRHMSIELKAGRGLHDAMITIRNANYGSLSREFNRILEEVKFGKPTEDALLEMANRVKSDGLSRSIHQIVGTLRVGGNLAGSLEIIAQDISFDMQIKLKEFSQKLNSFILIYTFIAILAPVISLIMLMAGSTVMGDIISSQLLYLIYVIFFPLVVIVMGLFIKKLEPKI
- a CDS encoding CpaF family protein, with protein sequence MTKIAIGEIMKNEIIPQYDVRKSEYTHQEKMLLGEMRENLVDIAISTGENFQVSEERLLSDIKNLLFLRLSGENQNNDISNEYLDHLSRRFLRDIIGYGKIDPLIQDDELEEIMIIGTSKPIFVYHRQYGMMKTNLQFENDTELRDLIDSIARQINRRIDQESPILDGRLVDGSRINATIPPVSADGPSLTIRKFKRDPLTIIDLINSRTISLDLAGFLWLCIDGLGVKSANAIISGGTSSGKTTTLNALSAFINPNERIITIEDTLELQIPHEHVIRMETRPANVEGKGELTMNDLVKNSLRQRPDRIIVGEVRAGEAITLFTALNTGHSGFGTLHSNDARETITRLTNEPMSVPEIMIQAIDFIIMQNRIYTPSGMSFRRISEVVEVVGMEEGTVQLNKLFQWNPERDTIDNVGVTSHTLQQIASLSGKTIPDLLSEIENRKIVLKHMINHDIRSVEEVNSVIELYHKEPQKVLNRIIMNR